One window of Lemur catta isolate mLemCat1 chromosome 3, mLemCat1.pri, whole genome shotgun sequence genomic DNA carries:
- the LOC123633893 gene encoding myomegalin-like, protein MKAGMHHPLEKKGPAEKGANEQKTQPEEAGLSPVSHSGKYHSLIQDQARELTHLRQKMRIGKAVSSLLIQHVKNTVKTFEELLSSNNIDHYMEQHFREQLAKGSQLAESLASKFSTDDYASKKSQAGRAPLTLSILREMHKKSKVREVLETKQDAGSHVCSSSHAQSAARCSRSSTCPRFCEQKAHPAVDAVNVSHAVPADSAALPSSHSGARSAQTFCPPCGTTQLTRTPEHGSSGLWEEMRPQKMNASGDLAAFSSLYRPNSKSSGADLLEKNLVEIQNLRQRLEESVCVNDRLRERLEHVLSSADQGKSTAQSAPDVSVKDPRSHTQSHSSGSGQDIL, encoded by the exons ATGAAGGCTGGGATGCATCACCCCTTAGAGAAGAAGGGACCTGCTGAGAAGGGAGCGAATGAGCAGAAGACTCAGCCTGAGGAAGCAGGATTGTCCCCTGTGTCCCACAGTGG GAAATATCATTCCTTGATCCAGGATCAGGCTCGAGAGTTGACCCATCTACGGCAGAAGATGAGGATTGGGAAAGCAGTCTCTTCCCTTCTCATCCAGCATGTCAAAAACACAGTAAAGACCTTTGAGGAACTACTCAGCAGCAATAACATTGACCACTACATGGAGCAGCACTTCCGTGAGCAGCTGGCCAAAGGCAGCCAGCTGGCAGAGAGCCTTGCCAGCAAATTCAGCACTG ATGACTATGCAAGTAAGAAGAGTCAAGCAGGACGGGCGCCTCTGACCCTCAG TATCTTAAGGGAGATGCATAAGAAGAGCAAAGTGAGGGAAGTCCTAGAGACCAAACAGGATGCCGGGTCCCATGTCTGCTCCAGCAGCCACGCCCAGTCTGCTGCCCGTTGCTCCCGCAGCAGCACTTGTCCACGGTTTTGTGAGCAGAAAGCGCATCCTGCAGTGGATGCAGTCA ATGTCAGCCACGCTGTTCCTGCTGACTCAGCTGCATTGCCCAGCAGTCATTCAGGAGCTAGGTCTGCCCAGACCTTCTGTCCTCCATGTGGCACCACCCAGCTGACCAGGACACCAGAACATGGCAGCAGTGGCCTGTGGGAAGAGATGAGACCTCAAAAAATGAATGCATCTGGGGACCTAGCCGCCTTCTCCTCTTTGTATCGGCCCAACTCCAAATCCTCTG GGGCTGACCTGCTGGAAAAGAACCTTGTTGAGATCCAGAACCTGCGCCAGCGATTGGAGGAGTCTGTCTGCGTTAACGATCGCCTGCGGGAGAGGCTGGAACATGTGCTCAGCAGTGCTGACCAAGGAAAAA GTACTGCCCAGTCAGCCCCAGATGTGTCTGTCAAAGACCCTCGTTCACATACTCAGAGTCACTCTTCTGGCTCTGGTCAGGACATCCTGTGA